The Deinococcus carri genome contains a region encoding:
- a CDS encoding protease complex subunit PrcB family protein — MTKTLTAALVVSAGLLAGCTMTGPGNLKVHEALLYGSSQERLVWVYGNLGGSAQSSVKLGGTAAELRSQVQDPLAVPGTLSVNGKAVYRLGTSTLTPKLSVTRDTRGLFNVAMNEAGGTVYYTDGRTWTRLNAGTGSGVGGTPVSGLRGAGNLTDAEADALGTVLLNQGALAIAVLDPASVPDAPLSVEPAPGEYRRTALYVQAGVPTVTATTGTVTTTPGTPTGTAPTPGGRVNLTELASGSNASASTAAVQVATTQSALSALYNIAYGRQTGTPSVPSLPASDTVVGVFLGQRATGGYGVRVTGATAQDDTLTLTVTVTAPGPGSITTQALTSPWTIVRVPGRYRDVRVVDSLGRPFPVGTGGGEVR; from the coding sequence ATGACCAAGACCCTGACCGCCGCGCTCGTCGTGAGCGCGGGCCTTCTCGCGGGCTGCACGATGACCGGACCCGGCAACCTGAAGGTTCATGAGGCGCTGCTGTACGGCAGCAGCCAGGAACGCCTGGTATGGGTGTACGGGAACCTGGGAGGCAGCGCCCAGTCCAGCGTGAAGCTCGGCGGAACGGCCGCAGAGCTGCGCTCCCAGGTGCAGGACCCGCTGGCGGTGCCCGGCACCCTCAGCGTGAACGGCAAGGCCGTGTACCGCCTGGGCACCAGCACCCTGACGCCGAAGCTCTCGGTCACGCGCGATACGCGGGGCCTGTTCAACGTCGCCATGAACGAGGCGGGCGGCACGGTCTACTACACCGACGGCCGGACCTGGACCCGCCTGAACGCGGGCACGGGCAGCGGCGTGGGCGGCACACCCGTCAGCGGCCTGCGCGGCGCGGGCAACCTGACCGACGCCGAGGCCGACGCCCTGGGCACGGTGCTGCTGAATCAGGGCGCGCTGGCGATTGCCGTGCTGGACCCGGCCAGCGTGCCCGACGCGCCCCTGAGCGTGGAACCCGCGCCCGGCGAGTACCGCCGGACCGCGCTGTACGTGCAGGCGGGCGTGCCCACCGTCACGGCCACGACCGGCACCGTCACCACGACCCCCGGCACCCCGACCGGAACTGCACCCACGCCCGGAGGCCGCGTGAACCTGACTGAACTCGCCAGCGGCAGCAATGCCAGCGCCAGCACCGCCGCCGTGCAGGTCGCCACCACGCAATCCGCCCTCAGTGCCCTCTACAACATCGCCTACGGGCGGCAGACGGGCACGCCCAGCGTTCCGAGTCTGCCCGCCAGTGACACGGTGGTCGGTGTATTCCTGGGCCAGCGGGCCACCGGGGGCTACGGCGTGCGCGTGACCGGGGCCACGGCCCAGGACGACACGCTGACGCTGACCGTGACGGTGACCGCCCCCGGCCCCGGCAGCATCACGACCCAGGCCCTTACCAGCCCCTGGACCATCGTGCGGGTGCCGGGCCGCTACCGCGACGTGCGCGTGGTGGACTCCCTGGGCCGCCCCTTCCCGGTCGGAACGGGTGGGGGTGAGGTTCGCTGA
- a CDS encoding thioredoxin domain-containing protein, whose protein sequence is MTPPTNRLAQESSPYLLQHAHNPVDWWPWGEAAFAEARRRDVPVLLSIGYSTCHWCHVMAHESFEDPDTAALMNANFVNIKVDREERPDVDGIYMTATQLMTGQGGWPMTVFLTPEGQPFYAGTYFPPEDRYGMPGFRRLLASVAHAWEQDRDKLTGNAQALSDHVREASRPRPAAGDLPEDFLRRGVENLRRVYDADLGGFGRAPKFPAPTTLDFLLTQPGGRDMALHTLRMMGRGGLYDQLGGGFHRYSVDERWLVPHFEKMLYDNAQLTRTLLRAYQYTGDDTFTRLARETLSYLEREMLSPQGGFYSAQDADTQGVEGLTFTWTPAEIREVLGDGPDADLVLRVYGVTEGGNFEDPHRPDAGRRNVLHVPTPPADLARDLGESVEALTAQLDAARARLLTTRQQRPQPGTDDKVLTSWNGLALAAFADAGRILGEGHWLDIARRNADFVREHLRLPDGTLRHTFKDGAARVEGLLEDHALYGLGLIALYQAGGDLTHLEWARELWEVVRRDFWDEEAGLFRSTGGRAETLLTRQAQGFDSAVLSDNAAAALLGLWISRYFGEEEGERLARAAVRTYQTDMLAAAGGFGGLWQAAAFLSAPHVEVAVIGKPPERAPLERVVARFPLPFAALAPAEEGGDLPVLEGRPGGGTAYVCVGRACDLPTREPEVLAGQLARLERDER, encoded by the coding sequence ATGACCCCTCCCACCAACAGGCTCGCGCAGGAGTCCAGCCCCTACCTCCTTCAGCACGCGCACAATCCGGTGGACTGGTGGCCCTGGGGCGAGGCGGCCTTTGCCGAGGCGCGGCGGCGGGACGTTCCGGTGCTGCTGAGCATCGGGTACTCGACCTGCCACTGGTGCCACGTGATGGCCCACGAGAGCTTCGAGGACCCGGACACGGCCGCGCTGATGAACGCGAACTTCGTAAATATCAAGGTGGACCGCGAGGAACGCCCCGACGTGGACGGCATCTACATGACGGCCACCCAGCTGATGACCGGGCAGGGCGGCTGGCCGATGACGGTGTTCCTGACGCCGGAGGGCCAGCCCTTCTATGCGGGCACCTACTTTCCGCCGGAAGACCGCTACGGCATGCCGGGCTTCCGCCGCCTGCTGGCAAGTGTGGCGCACGCCTGGGAACAGGACCGCGACAAGTTGACCGGCAACGCCCAGGCCCTCAGCGACCACGTGCGCGAGGCGAGTCGGCCGCGCCCGGCGGCGGGTGACCTGCCGGAAGACTTCCTGCGCCGGGGCGTGGAGAACCTGCGCCGCGTGTACGACGCCGACCTGGGCGGCTTCGGGCGCGCCCCCAAGTTTCCCGCGCCCACCACGCTGGACTTCCTGCTGACGCAGCCCGGCGGCCGCGACATGGCCCTGCACACCCTGCGGATGATGGGCCGGGGCGGCCTCTACGACCAGCTCGGCGGCGGCTTTCACCGCTACTCGGTGGACGAACGCTGGCTGGTGCCGCACTTCGAGAAGATGCTCTACGACAACGCACAACTCACGCGCACGCTGCTGCGGGCCTACCAGTACACCGGGGACGACACCTTCACCCGCCTGGCCCGCGAGACGCTGAGCTACCTGGAGCGCGAGATGCTCTCGCCGCAGGGAGGCTTTTACAGCGCGCAGGACGCCGACACGCAGGGCGTGGAGGGCCTCACCTTCACCTGGACCCCCGCCGAGATTCGGGAGGTGCTGGGCGACGGCCCCGACGCCGACCTGGTGCTGCGGGTGTACGGCGTGACCGAGGGGGGCAACTTCGAGGACCCCCACCGACCGGACGCGGGGCGGCGCAACGTGCTGCACGTCCCCACACCGCCCGCCGACCTCGCACGCGACCTGGGCGAGAGCGTGGAGGCGCTGACCGCACAGCTGGACGCGGCCCGCGCCCGGCTGCTCACCACGCGGCAGCAGAGGCCCCAGCCCGGCACCGACGACAAGGTGCTGACCTCGTGGAACGGGCTGGCGCTGGCGGCTTTCGCGGACGCGGGGCGGATTCTGGGCGAAGGGCATTGGCTGGACATCGCCCGGCGCAATGCCGACTTCGTGCGCGAGCACCTGCGCCTCCCCGACGGCACCCTGCGCCATACCTTCAAGGACGGCGCAGCGCGGGTGGAGGGGCTGCTGGAGGACCACGCGCTGTACGGCCTGGGCCTGATTGCGCTGTACCAGGCGGGCGGCGACCTGACCCACCTGGAATGGGCGCGCGAACTCTGGGAGGTGGTGCGCCGCGACTTCTGGGACGAGGAGGCGGGCCTCTTCCGCTCGACCGGGGGCCGCGCCGAGACGCTGCTGACCCGCCAGGCCCAGGGCTTCGATTCCGCCGTCCTGAGCGACAACGCCGCCGCCGCATTGCTGGGTCTGTGGATAAGCCGTTACTTCGGGGAGGAGGAGGGCGAACGCCTGGCCCGCGCCGCCGTCCGCACCTACCAGACCGACATGCTGGCCGCGGCGGGCGGCTTCGGGGGCCTGTGGCAGGCGGCCGCCTTCCTGTCCGCACCGCACGTGGAGGTCGCCGTTATCGGCAAGCCGCCCGAACGCGCCCCGCTGGAACGGGTGGTGGCCCGCTTCCCCCTCCCCTTCGCGGCCCTCGCGCCCGCCGAGGAGGGGGGCGACCTGCCGGTGCTGGAGGGCAGGCCGGGGGGCGGCACCGCCTACGTGTGCGTGGGCCGCGCCTGCGACCTGCCTACGCGGGAGCCGGAGGTGCTGGCGGGGCAACTGGCAAGGCTGGAAAGGGATGAGCGATGA
- the deoC gene encoding deoxyribose-phosphate aldolase, producing MNLAPYIDHTLLKATATAADIRQLCAEAREHSFYAVCVNPVYVPLAAAELAGSGVKVATVCGFPLGAILPEQKAVEARLSVEAGADEVDMVIHIGAALAGDWDAVEADVRAVRRAIPDTVLKVIIETSYLNDEQKRGATEAAVRGGADFVKTSTGFGTGGATVEDVRLMRDVLAGRAQIKAAGGVRTPADAAAMIEAGATRLGTSGGVALVGGEGNGAGY from the coding sequence ATGAACCTCGCCCCCTACATCGACCACACCCTGCTCAAGGCTACGGCCACCGCCGCCGACATCCGCCAGCTCTGCGCCGAGGCCCGCGAGCATTCGTTCTATGCCGTATGCGTGAATCCGGTGTATGTCCCGCTGGCCGCCGCCGAACTCGCGGGGTCGGGCGTGAAGGTCGCCACGGTCTGCGGCTTTCCGCTCGGGGCCATCCTGCCGGAGCAGAAGGCTGTCGAGGCCCGCCTGAGCGTGGAGGCGGGCGCGGACGAGGTGGACATGGTGATTCACATCGGCGCGGCGCTCGCGGGCGACTGGGACGCGGTGGAGGCCGACGTGCGGGCGGTGCGCCGGGCCATTCCCGACACGGTGCTGAAGGTCATCATCGAAACCTCCTACCTGAACGACGAGCAGAAACGGGGCGCGACCGAAGCGGCGGTGCGTGGCGGGGCCGACTTCGTGAAGACCAGCACCGGCTTCGGCACGGGCGGCGCGACCGTGGAGGACGTGCGGCTGATGCGTGACGTGCTCGCGGGCCGCGCGCAGATCAAGGCCGCGGGGGGCGTCCGCACCCCCGCCGACGCCGCCGCGATGATCGAGGCGGGCGCGACCCGGCTGGGCACCTCGGGCGGCGTGGCGCTGGTGGGCGGCGAGGGGAACGGTGCCGGGTACTGA
- a CDS encoding Maf family nucleotide pyrophosphatase, translating to MPGTDSVAGREVILASGSPRRRELLTNLGVPFRVVVSGEAEDSPEADPARLAGELAALKARAVARLHPESVVIAADTVVAAGPDLLGKPGDEAENRTFLRRLAGQTHQVYTGVTVLTPGTESSGVERTDVAFRPLSDAEVAHYAATGEGLDKAGGYGIQGVGMALVARIDGDYSNVVGFPLALVIRLLRGAGVGVWGE from the coding sequence GTGCCGGGTACTGATTCGGTGGCCGGACGCGAGGTCATCCTGGCCTCGGGCAGTCCCCGGCGGCGCGAGCTGCTGACCAACCTGGGCGTGCCGTTTCGCGTGGTCGTCAGCGGTGAGGCCGAGGACAGCCCCGAAGCAGACCCCGCGCGGCTGGCGGGCGAACTGGCGGCGCTCAAGGCGCGGGCGGTGGCCCGGCTGCACCCGGAGTCCGTCGTTATCGCGGCCGACACGGTGGTCGCCGCCGGACCCGACCTGCTGGGCAAGCCCGGAGACGAGGCCGAGAACCGCACCTTCCTGCGGCGGCTCGCCGGGCAGACGCATCAGGTGTACACGGGCGTCACCGTCCTCACCCCCGGCACGGAAAGCAGCGGCGTGGAGCGCACCGACGTGGCCTTCCGCCCCCTGTCGGACGCGGAGGTCGCCCACTACGCCGCCACCGGCGAGGGGCTGGACAAGGCGGGCGGGTACGGCATCCAGGGTGTGGGGATGGCGCTGGTGGCCCGCATCGACGGCGACTACTCGAACGTAGTCGGCTTTCCGCTGGCGCTGGTGATCCGGCTGCTGCGGGGGGCGGGCGTGGGGGTGTGGGGGGAGTAG
- the recN gene encoding DNA repair protein RecN, which yields MTRKARAATAPSAPPPPAPSPVAAGAALSRLEVRNLATIRDLTLELRGGFSAFTGETGAGKSIIVDALGLLLGSRANTDLIRSGEDGLLVTGFWGGEGGDEFSASRRVTTQGRGTARLDGEVVSVRELQEWASGRLTIHWQHSAVSLLTPANQRALLDRQVPGELASYQAAYRAWTDARTRLERLRTGERERARQLDLLKFQVREIAEVAPQPGEEEPLTAELTRLSNLETIALGAAGALELLSDGETSAAGLIAEAVRALNAGAKYDETSAQLQQDLRAALDSVQAVVGELRGVAEDSAPDAEELARVEARLSALGKLRAKYGPALEDVLAFQAGAEEELAALTRDEQDAGTLEAEAERLEREVGRAGQALDAARTQRAGPLARQLVGVIRELGMPHARLEFRLSPLPQPGPAGRSDVALHFTANPGEDLGPLADVASGGELSRVMLAISTVLGADTPAVVFDEVDAGIGGAAALAVADQLSRLAGERQVLVVTHLAQIAARADHHYKVEKQVEDGRTVSRVRLLSPGERLEEIARMLSGNTSEAALSHARELLARP from the coding sequence GTGACCCGCAAGGCCCGCGCCGCCACAGCTCCCTCCGCGCCGCCCCCGCCTGCGCCGTCCCCGGTGGCGGCGGGGGCGGCCCTATCGCGGCTGGAGGTCCGCAACCTTGCCACCATCCGCGACCTGACGCTGGAGCTGCGGGGCGGCTTCAGCGCCTTTACCGGCGAGACGGGCGCGGGCAAGAGCATCATCGTGGACGCGCTGGGGCTGCTGCTGGGGTCGCGCGCCAACACCGATCTGATCCGCAGCGGCGAGGACGGCCTGCTGGTGACGGGTTTCTGGGGCGGGGAGGGCGGCGACGAGTTCAGCGCCAGCCGCCGCGTGACCACCCAGGGGCGCGGCACGGCCCGGCTCGACGGCGAGGTGGTGAGCGTGCGCGAGCTTCAGGAATGGGCCTCGGGCCGTCTGACCATCCACTGGCAGCACAGCGCGGTCAGCCTGCTGACCCCCGCCAACCAGCGTGCGCTGCTCGACCGACAGGTGCCCGGCGAACTGGCCTCCTACCAGGCCGCCTACCGCGCGTGGACCGATGCACGGACCCGCCTGGAGCGGCTGCGCACGGGCGAGCGCGAGCGGGCGCGGCAGCTTGACCTGCTGAAGTTCCAGGTGCGCGAGATCGCGGAGGTGGCCCCCCAGCCCGGTGAGGAGGAACCGCTCACGGCGGAACTCACCCGGCTGTCGAACCTCGAAACCATCGCGCTGGGGGCGGCGGGGGCGCTGGAGCTGCTCTCGGACGGCGAGACGAGCGCGGCGGGCCTGATCGCGGAGGCGGTGCGGGCGCTGAATGCCGGGGCGAAGTACGACGAGACGAGCGCCCAGCTTCAGCAAGACCTGCGGGCGGCCCTCGACAGCGTGCAGGCCGTGGTGGGCGAGCTGCGCGGGGTGGCCGAGGACAGCGCCCCCGATGCCGAAGAACTCGCGCGGGTGGAAGCCCGGCTCTCGGCGCTGGGCAAGCTGCGCGCCAAGTACGGCCCGGCGCTGGAGGACGTGCTGGCCTTTCAGGCGGGGGCCGAGGAGGAACTCGCAGCCCTCACCCGCGACGAGCAGGACGCGGGCACGCTGGAGGCCGAGGCCGAACGGCTGGAGCGCGAGGTCGGGCGCGCCGGTCAGGCGCTGGACGCGGCGCGCACGCAGAGGGCGGGGCCGCTCGCCCGGCAACTGGTGGGGGTCATCCGCGAGCTGGGCATGCCGCACGCCCGGCTGGAATTCCGCCTCTCGCCCCTGCCCCAGCCCGGCCCGGCGGGACGAAGCGACGTGGCCCTGCACTTCACCGCCAACCCCGGCGAGGACCTGGGACCGCTGGCCGACGTGGCCTCGGGCGGCGAGCTGTCGCGCGTGATGCTGGCGATCAGCACGGTGCTAGGGGCCGACACGCCCGCCGTCGTCTTCGACGAGGTGGATGCAGGCATCGGCGGGGCGGCGGCGCTGGCGGTGGCCGACCAGCTCTCGCGGCTGGCCGGGGAGCGGCAGGTGCTGGTGGTCACGCACCTCGCCCAGATCGCCGCGCGCGCCGACCACCATTACAAGGTGGAAAAGCAGGTGGAGGACGGCCGCACCGTCAGCCGCGTGCGCCTGCTGTCGCCGGGGGAGCGGCTGGAGGAAATCGCCCGCATGCTCAGCGGCAACACCTCCGAGGCGGCGCTCTCGCACGCGCGGGAACTGCTGGCGCGGCCCTGA
- the dxs gene encoding 1-deoxy-D-xylulose-5-phosphate synthase has translation MSEPTADLQPTSRTPLLDRVNSPEDLKKLSRDQLPQLAAELREEIVRVCSVGGLHLASSLGATDLIVALHYVLNSPRDRILFDVGHQAYAHKMLTGRRGQMHTVKKEGGLSGFTKVSESEHDAITVGHASTSLANALGMALARDALGQDHKVAAVIGDGSLTGGMALAALNTIGDMNRRMLIVLNDNEMSISENVGALNKFMRGLQVQKWFQEGEEAGKKAVQAVSRPLANFMSRAKSSTRHFFDPASVNPFAAMGVRYVGPVDGHNVQELVWLIERLVDLDGPTILHVVTKKGKGLSYAEADPIKWHGPGKFDPATGESASSSAYSWSSAFGDAVTELARMDPRTFVVTPAMREGSGLVRYSQVHPHRYLDVGIAEDVAVTTAAGMALQGLRPIVAIYSTFLQRAYDQVLHDVALENLNVTFAIDRGGIVGADGATHNGVFDLSYLRSIPNVGIGLPKDAAELRGMLRAAQENPGPFAIRYPRGNTERVPEGTWPELRWGTWERLQDGDDVVILAGGKALEYALKAARDLPGVGVVNARFVKPLDEAMLREVATKARALVTVEDNTVVGGFGSAVLEALSAMGLPTPVRVLGIPDEFQDHATVESVHARAGIDAPALRTVLAELGVDVPLEV, from the coding sequence ATGAGCGAGCCGACAGCCGACCTTCAGCCCACCAGCCGCACGCCCCTGCTGGACCGGGTGAACAGCCCCGAAGACCTGAAAAAGCTCTCCCGCGACCAGCTCCCGCAGCTTGCGGCGGAACTGCGGGAAGAAATTGTGCGGGTCTGCTCGGTGGGTGGCCTGCACCTCGCCAGCTCCCTGGGCGCGACCGACCTGATCGTGGCGCTGCACTACGTGCTGAACTCGCCGCGCGACCGCATCCTCTTCGACGTGGGGCACCAGGCCTACGCGCACAAGATGCTGACGGGCCGCCGCGGCCAGATGCATACGGTCAAGAAGGAGGGCGGCCTGTCGGGCTTCACCAAGGTCAGCGAGTCCGAGCACGACGCGATCACGGTGGGCCATGCCAGCACCTCGCTCGCCAACGCGCTGGGCATGGCGCTGGCGCGCGACGCGCTGGGGCAGGATCACAAGGTCGCCGCCGTGATCGGCGACGGCTCGCTAACGGGCGGCATGGCCCTGGCCGCGCTGAATACCATCGGGGACATGAATCGCCGGATGCTGATCGTGCTCAACGACAACGAGATGAGCATCAGCGAGAACGTGGGGGCGCTGAACAAGTTCATGCGCGGCCTCCAGGTACAGAAGTGGTTTCAGGAGGGCGAGGAGGCCGGGAAAAAGGCCGTGCAGGCCGTCAGCCGGCCCCTTGCCAACTTCATGAGCCGCGCCAAGAGCAGCACGCGGCACTTCTTCGACCCGGCCAGCGTGAACCCCTTCGCCGCGATGGGCGTGCGCTACGTGGGGCCGGTGGACGGCCACAACGTGCAGGAGCTGGTGTGGCTGATCGAGAGACTGGTGGACCTCGACGGCCCGACCATCCTCCACGTCGTCACCAAGAAGGGCAAGGGCCTGAGCTACGCCGAGGCCGACCCGATCAAGTGGCACGGTCCCGGCAAGTTCGATCCGGCAACCGGGGAATCGGCGTCCAGCAGCGCCTACTCGTGGAGCAGCGCCTTTGGCGACGCCGTGACCGAGCTGGCGCGGATGGACCCCCGCACCTTCGTGGTCACGCCCGCCATGCGCGAGGGCAGCGGCCTGGTGCGGTACAGCCAGGTCCACCCCCACCGCTATCTGGACGTGGGCATCGCGGAGGACGTGGCCGTGACCACCGCCGCGGGCATGGCCCTCCAGGGGCTGCGGCCCATCGTGGCGATCTACTCGACCTTCCTGCAACGCGCCTACGATCAGGTGCTGCACGACGTGGCCCTCGAAAACCTGAACGTCACCTTCGCCATCGACCGCGGCGGCATCGTGGGGGCGGACGGGGCCACCCACAACGGCGTCTTCGACCTGAGCTACCTGCGCTCGATTCCGAATGTCGGCATCGGCCTGCCGAAAGACGCTGCCGAACTGCGCGGAATGCTGCGGGCGGCGCAGGAAAACCCCGGCCCCTTTGCCATCCGGTATCCGCGCGGCAACACGGAGCGCGTGCCGGAGGGCACCTGGCCTGAGCTGCGGTGGGGCACCTGGGAACGCCTGCAAGACGGCGACGACGTGGTGATTCTGGCGGGTGGCAAGGCGCTGGAGTACGCGCTGAAGGCCGCGCGGGACCTGCCCGGCGTGGGCGTGGTCAATGCCCGCTTCGTCAAACCCCTCGACGAGGCGATGCTGCGCGAGGTGGCGACCAAGGCTCGCGCCCTGGTGACGGTGGAGGACAACACGGTGGTGGGCGGCTTCGGGAGTGCCGTGCTGGAGGCCCTCAGCGCAATGGGGCTGCCCACGCCAGTGCGCGTGTTGGGCATCCCCGACGAGTTCCAGGACCACGCCACAGTCGAGAGCGTCCACGCCCGCGCAGGCATCGACGCCCCCGCCCTTCGCACCGTGCTGGCCGAACTGGGGGTGGATGTTCCGCTGGAGGTGTGA
- the rpiA gene encoding ribose 5-phosphate isomerase A yields the protein MPENPMPENTVPDLEALKKEAALRAVALVQSGMRVGLGTGSTARYAIEAIGERLASGELQGVVGVATSDASETLARQVGIPVEPLDPRPLDLAIDGADEIDPQLNLIKGLGGALLREKLTEVQARRLVIIADHTKLVTRLGEKAPLPIEIARFGFLSTIERLRELVPGGRLRQPGAQPYVTDNGNYIYDAQLPQDLDATALERQLKGTLGVVETGFFLGMADLAFVAAPEGVRELKR from the coding sequence ATGCCTGAGAACCCTATGCCTGAGAACACGGTGCCTGACCTGGAGGCCCTGAAGAAGGAAGCCGCCCTGCGTGCCGTCGCCCTGGTGCAGAGCGGAATGCGCGTGGGCCTGGGCACCGGCAGCACGGCCAGGTACGCCATCGAGGCCATCGGGGAGCGCCTCGCGTCCGGTGAGCTGCAAGGCGTGGTGGGCGTGGCGACGAGTGACGCTTCCGAGACGCTGGCCCGGCAGGTCGGGATTCCGGTCGAGCCGCTCGACCCCCGGCCCCTCGACCTCGCCATCGACGGCGCGGACGAGATTGACCCGCAGCTCAACCTCATCAAGGGCCTGGGCGGTGCGCTGCTGCGCGAGAAGCTGACCGAGGTGCAGGCGCGGCGGCTGGTGATTATCGCGGACCACACCAAACTGGTCACGCGCCTGGGTGAGAAGGCCCCGTTGCCCATTGAAATTGCCCGCTTCGGCTTCCTGTCCACCATCGAGCGGCTGCGGGAGCTGGTGCCCGGCGGCCGTCTGCGCCAGCCCGGCGCGCAGCCCTACGTGACCGACAACGGCAACTACATCTACGACGCGCAGCTCCCGCAGGACCTCGACGCTACCGCGCTGGAGCGCCAGCTCAAGGGCACGCTGGGCGTGGTCGAGACGGGCTTTTTCCTGGGCATGGCGGACCTGGCCTTCGTGGCCGCGCCGGAGGGGGTGCGGGAGCTGAAGAGATGA
- a CDS encoding peroxiredoxin, translating into MTDAAPRLQPGEPFPDFALPDAGGQTHHLADYAGRYVVLYAYPKDDTPGCTKEACNFRDSALLREHGAAILGVSRDDAASHQAFAEKYSLPFPLLTDPDAGFLKSIGAYGPKNLYGKVTEGVKRQTFLIGPDGKLVKSWLAVSVDGHADAVAAAIDADRQARAHA; encoded by the coding sequence ATGACAGACGCTGCCCCCCGCCTCCAGCCCGGTGAGCCTTTTCCTGACTTCGCCCTGCCCGACGCGGGCGGCCAGACCCACCACCTTGCCGACTACGCGGGCCGCTACGTGGTGCTGTACGCCTACCCCAAGGACGACACGCCCGGCTGCACCAAGGAAGCCTGCAACTTCCGCGACAGCGCCCTGCTGCGGGAACACGGCGCGGCCATCCTGGGCGTGAGCCGCGACGACGCCGCGAGCCACCAGGCGTTCGCCGAGAAGTACAGCCTGCCCTTTCCGCTGCTGACCGACCCGGACGCCGGGTTTCTGAAGAGCATCGGGGCCTACGGTCCCAAGAACCTGTACGGCAAGGTCACGGAGGGCGTCAAGCGCCAGACCTTCCTGATTGGCCCGGACGGCAAACTCGTCAAGAGCTGGCTGGCCGTTTCCGTGGACGGGCACGCCGACGCAGTGGCCGCCGCCATCGACGCCGACCGGCAGGCTCGTGCCCATGCCTGA
- a CDS encoding alginate biosynthesis protein AlgP, translating to MKSNDTGVSGTSLLLLGGLAALALNRNARQSLVSGTRGLLDTAHDTLDETVKPALVSAAHQAQHAAQVAAHKGAETLETLREEVPGRLQPLLENAQEMAGSVAGKVADKAADLTREARSAVQDAQEMAAERRQEAQKALDHVKHEAGHDLKHARKAGQALLAQAEGRVQSLAGQAQDLAEDRRRQARKALEQAQEQLGDHLKDARKAGKSLLSEAEDRAEDRRREAQKALAQVRDQAKHDLKKARKTGQSLLAEVEDRLASQRQDIERELARARRHAEKELKRSKRRWDADKLERAVEQRIAPARKQAARDLARLEKQGKAKLRAAKARTHQKSAQATTDGGLGGGTVALLLLGAGGVVLARVPAARQAVLNAVGSVSPEAADRLHRAGRSARNLVGTMWLERIEEPAAQPPAPAPAKATQAGTTGGTWGAAVEPGAPAASRPTPDAGAASTGSASGAGQAGNTSQAGGTGQADTRKPN from the coding sequence ATGAAGAGCAACGATACCGGCGTGAGCGGCACCAGCCTGCTGCTGCTCGGTGGCCTGGCGGCCCTGGCCCTGAACCGCAATGCCCGGCAGAGCCTGGTGAGCGGCACCCGTGGCCTGCTCGACACGGCCCACGACACCCTCGACGAAACCGTCAAACCCGCCCTGGTGAGTGCCGCCCATCAGGCCCAGCACGCTGCACAGGTTGCCGCCCACAAGGGCGCGGAGACGCTGGAAACGCTGCGCGAGGAGGTGCCTGGCCGCCTTCAGCCCCTGCTGGAGAACGCGCAGGAGATGGCGGGAAGCGTGGCCGGGAAGGTGGCGGACAAGGCCGCCGACCTCACCCGTGAGGCCCGCAGCGCCGTGCAGGATGCGCAGGAGATGGCCGCCGAGCGCCGCCAGGAGGCCCAGAAGGCCCTGGACCACGTGAAGCACGAGGCGGGACACGACCTCAAGCACGCCCGCAAGGCCGGGCAGGCCCTGCTGGCGCAGGCGGAAGGCCGCGTGCAGTCGCTGGCCGGGCAGGCCCAGGACCTGGCCGAGGACCGCCGCCGTCAGGCCCGTAAGGCGCTGGAGCAGGCGCAGGAGCAGCTCGGGGACCACCTCAAGGACGCCCGCAAGGCTGGGAAGTCGCTGCTGTCGGAAGCCGAGGACCGGGCCGAGGACCGCCGCCGCGAGGCCCAGAAGGCCCTGGCGCAGGTGCGTGACCAGGCCAAGCACGACCTCAAGAAGGCGCGCAAAACCGGCCAGTCCCTGCTGGCCGAGGTCGAAGACCGTCTGGCGAGCCAGCGCCAGGACATCGAGCGTGAGCTGGCCCGCGCCCGCCGCCACGCCGAGAAGGAGCTGAAGCGCAGCAAGCGCCGCTGGGACGCCGACAAACTGGAACGCGCCGTCGAGCAGCGTATCGCCCCTGCCCGGAAGCAGGCGGCCCGCGACCTCGCCCGGCTGGAAAAGCAGGGCAAGGCCAAGCTCCGCGCTGCGAAGGCCAGAACGCACCAGAAGAGTGCCCAGGCCACCACGGACGGGGGCCTCGGGGGCGGGACGGTGGCCCTGCTGCTGCTGGGGGCCGGCGGTGTAGTCCTGGCACGCGTGCCCGCCGCGCGGCAGGCCGTGCTGAACGCCGTCGGCAGTGTCAGCCCGGAAGCCGCCGACCGCCTGCACCGCGCCGGTCGCAGCGCCCGTAACCTGGTGGGCACCATGTGGCTGGAGCGCATCGAGGAACCCGCCGCCCAGCCCCCGGCTCCCGCACCGGCCAAGGCCACCCAGGCAGGCACGACCGGCGGCACCTGGGGAGCCGCGGTGGAACCCGGCGCACCCGCCGCCAGCCGCCCCACGCCCGACGCTGGCGCGGCCAGCACCGGCAGCGCCAGCGGTGCGGGCCAGGCCGGGAATACCAGTCAGGCGGGGGGCACCGGTCAGGCGGACACCCGTAAGCCCAACTGA